AGGCCCGGCCCCCCGCTTCGGGGGAGCCGGGCCTCGGCCGTTCCCGTACCGGGGCGGGGCCGGGGCCGGGGCCGGGGCCGGGCTGAAAGTGCCGCTGCGCGGCCCCTGGGGCTCCGCCGCAGACCCTCCCCCAGACTCCGTCCGGGGGGGACCCCCACTCCTCAAACGCCGGACGGGCTGGATTCGGCTGATGCCTGCCGCCAGGCGCGGGGCGGAGCCCCGGGGGCAGCGCGCGGCCCCCGTGACGCCTCCGTCGACGCAGCGGCCTCTCCAAACACCCTGGACAGTGTTAGAAAGGGCTCATGACCGGACGTTTTGGTCGCCAGCCGACCGGGTGGGGCTCGCGCCCGTTCGCGCGCTTGTCCCGGTGGTCGCACAGCGTCGCCGGCCAGGTCTTCGCCCTCCAGGCGGTGATCGTGCTGCTGCTGATCACCGCGGCCTCGGTGGCCCTGGTGGTGCAGGCCCGGTACGCCAGCGAGCGGGGCGCCCGCGACCGCTCCCTCGCCGCGGCCGAGGCCTTCGCGCACGCCCCCGGTCTGCCGACGGCCCTGAAGTCGGCCGATCCGACCGCCGAGCTCCAGCCGCTGGCCGATGCCGCCCGCGTGGCCTCGGGCGTGGACTTCATCGCGGTCATGACCACCGACGGGATCCGCTACACCGACTCCCGCCCCGAGCTGATCGGGCAGCGCGCCGTCGGTGACCTCGCGCGCGCCGCCAGCGGGAAGTCCTTCACCGAGATCTTCAGGGGCGAGCCCAGCGACGCCGTCCGCGCCGTCGTCCCCGTCCGGGACGCGAGCGGGGCCGTGGTCGGGCTGGTGGGCACCGGCATAGACGTGGAGAACGTGTCCGACGTGGTCGAAGACCAGCTGCCGCTGCTCCTCGGCGCGGCGGCCTGCGCCCTGCTGCTCGGTACGGGCGGCGCCGCCCTGGTCAGCCGGCGGCTGCGGCGCCAGACCCGCGGGCTGGGCGCGGCCGAGATGACCCGGATGAACGAGCACCACGAGGCCGTTCTGCACGCCGTCCGCGAGGGCGTGCTGATCATCGGCGCCGACCACCGGCTCGCCCTCGCCAACGACGAGGCCCGCCGCCTCCTGGACCTGGCGCCCGACGCCGAGGGGCGGCACGTCGGCGACCTCGGCCTCGACCCGCACACCGTCGAGCTGCTGGCCTCCGGCCGGGTCGCGACGGACGAGGTGCACCGGGCGGGCGACCTGCTCCTCGCCGTGAACGTACGGCCCACCAAGCCGTTCGCCGGAGAGCCCTCCGGCACCGTCATGACCCTGCGCGACTCCACGGAGCTCGCCGCGCTCTCCGGGCGGGCCGAGGTGGCCCGCAGCAGGCTCCAGCTGCTGTACGACGCGGGGGTGCGGATCGGTACCACCCTGGACGTGGTGCGCACCGCCGAGGAACTGTCGGAGGTCGCCGTCCCCCGCTTCGCGGACTTCGTGACGGTGGAGCTGCTGGAGCCGGTGCTGCGCGGTGACGAGCCCGCCCTGGCCACGGGCCTGTACACGGAGATGCGCCGGGCGGCCATCACCGGGGTGCGCGCCGACTCCCCGCTCCAGCCGGTCGGCGACATCATCCGCTTCGTCGTGCCGACGGCTCCGATGGCCGCCGCGCTGGACGCCGGGCACGCGGTGCTCGCGGCCGATCTGCACGCCGCGATGGGCTGGCGGGCCGATGACACGGCCGGGACCCGGGTGGCCCTGGACTACGGGCTGCACTCGCTGATCTCCGTACCGCTGCAAGCGCGTGGCGTCGTACTGGGCATGGCGAACTTCTGGCGGGCGGCCGACACCCCGGAGGCCTTCGACGAGGAGGACCTGTCCTTCGCCGAGGAGCTGGCGGCGCGCGCGGCCGTCTCCATCGACAACGCCCGCCGCTTCACCCGCGAGCACGCGACGGCCGTCACGCTCCAGCGCAGCCTGCTGCCCCGGGTGCTGCCCGACCAGAGCGCCGTGGACGTGGCCTTCCGCTACCTGCCCGCGAAGGCGGGGGTGGGCGGGGACTGGTTCGACGTGATCCCGCTGCCCGGGGCCCGGGTGGCCCTGGTGGTCGGCGACGTCGTCGGGCACGGCGTGCACGCGGCGGCGACCATGGGGCGGCTGCGGACCGCCGTGCACAACTTCTCCACCCTGGACCTCCCGCCCGACGAGCTGCTCGGCCACCTCGACGAGCTGATCAACCGGATCGACCAGATCGACAACGGCGGCGGTGCCGACCGGTCCGGAGACGGGGACGGGAACGGGGAGGGGATCGGCGAGCCGGCCGGGGTCACCGGCGCGACCTGTCTGTACGCGGTCTACGACCCGGTGTCCGGCCGGTGCGTGATGGCCAGCGCCGGGCACCCCGGGCCCGCACTGGTCGGCCCCGACGGGCAGGTGGAGTTCCCCGAGCTGCCGACCGGGCTGCCGCTCGGCGTCGGCGGCATGCCCTTCGAGACCACCGAACTCCGGCTGCCCGAGGGGAGCCGGCTCGTGCTGTTCACCGACGGCCTCGTGGAGGACCGCGACCGGGACTTCGACACCGGCCTGCGATTGCTGGGCGAGACCCTCTCCCGGCCCGGCCGGAGCCCCGACCAGGCCTGCTCCGACGTCCTGGCCGCGATGCTCTTCCCGGTGCCGAGCGACGACATCGCCCTGCTGATCGCGGACGCCCGGCGGCTGGAAGCGGACCGGATCGCCGAATGGGAGGTGCCGGGCGAGGCCTCGGCCGTCTCCCGGGTGCGCAACGCGGGCGCGGCGCAGCTCGCGGCCTGGGGCCTGGAGGACCTCTCCTTCACCACCGAGCTGATCCTCAGCGAGCTGATCACCAATGCGATCCGGTACGGGAGCGCGCCCGTGCGGGTGCGCCTGCTGCGCGACCGCAGCCTGATCTGCGAGGTGTCCGACGGCAGCAGCACCTCACCGCACCTGCGGTACGCGGCCACCACCGACGAGGGCGGGCGCGGGCTGTTCCTCGTCGCGCAGTACGCCGACAGGTGGGGCACCCGCTACACCGACCGGGGCAAGGTGATCTGGGCGGAGCTGCCGCTGACCGGGGGCAAGGAGCCGCTCCCGGCGGCGCCGCTGGACCTGGACGCGCTGGAGGACCTGGCCTGGTGACGGGGGCGGCGACGCGGGCCGGTGACGCGGGGCAGTGATGCAGGCCGGGACGCGGCTCGGTGCCACAGGCCGGTGACGCGGCGCAGTGACGCAGGCCGGTGACGTGACGCGGCGACGCAGCGCCGTCAGACCGGTCGGGTGCGGGCCAGCAGTACCGCCACGTCGTCCTGCGGAGCCACCGGCAGCAGGCTCGCGAGGATCCCGTCGCAGAGTTCCTCCAGCGGCCGGTCGGAGCCGCGCAGGGCCCGCGCGAGCTGCCGCATTCCCTCGTCGAGGTCCCGGTCGCGGGCCTCGATGAGCCCGTCGGTGTAGAGCACGAGCAGGCTCCCCGGGGGCAACCGCACCTCCTCGGTGCGGAAGTCCTGGCCGTCTCCCGAACCGCAGCCGGGCCCGGAGCCCGTGCCGGTGCCAAGGGGAGTGCCGGGCGGGCCGTCGAGGAAGGTGATGGTGCCGTCCGCGGCGACGACGGCCGGCGGCGGGTGGCCGGCGCGGGCGATGACGCAGCTGCCCGTGGCCGGGTCGTGGACGGCGTAGACGCAGGTGGCCATCTCGTCCTCGCCCAGGTCGGCCACGACGGCGTCCAGCGAGCGGAGCAACAGGTCCGGGGGCACGTCGTGGCGCGCGAGGGTCCGTACGGCCGTGCGCAGCTGGCCCATCACGGCGGCGGCGTGGATGCCGTGGCCCATGACGTCGCCGATGACCAGCCCGGTGCGGCCGCCGGGGAGCTGGATGGCGTCGAACCAGTCCCCGCCGACGTCGTGGTCGCTGGCGGGCAGGTAGCGCCCGGTGAGTTCGAGGCCCGCGACCTCGGGCAGCGCGCTGTTGGTGAGGCTGCGCTGGAGGGTGAGGGCGGCCCGGCGCTGGGCTGTGAACATGCGGGCGTTGTCGATGTTGAGGGCGGCGCGCGCGACCAGCTCGTCGATGAGGACGCAGTCCTCCTCTTCGAAGGGCCCTCGGGCGCGCAGCCGGGTCACGGCGACGGCGCCGAGCACCTTGCCGCGGGCTACCAGCGGGACCATCCGGGCCGCGCCGAGGGTGGCCAGGTAGTCGCGCAGGGCGTCCGCGCGCGGGTCGGTGATCAGCGCGGGGATGTCGGAGACGTACAGGTCCATGGGCCGGCCGTCGCTGATGACCTGCTCGTACACGCTGCCCACGGGCAGCTGGAAGGTCTGCCCGGCCGCCAGCTTCGCGGTGGGCGCGTCCGGGTCGGGGAAGACGGCGGCGAGGCGGCGCAGGACGCCCCGGGCGGAACCGGCGGCGGCGGTGTCGTCGGGGTCGAGTACGGCCTCCAGCAGCTGGACGTCGGCCGAGTCGGCGAGCTGCGGTGCCAGGACCTCCGCGATCTCCTGGGCGGTCTGGTGCAGGTCCAGGGTGGTACCGATGCGGGTGCCGGCCTCGGCGAGCAGGGCGAAGCGGTGCCGGGCCCGGTCGGCGGCGGCCTGGGCGCGCTGACCCTCGGTGATGTCGATGAGGGAGGCGATCAGGCCGAGGCGCCGCCCGGAGCCGTCGAGCAGCGGGGCGTAGGAGCAGGACCAGGTGCGGTCGTGGTCGGGGTCGGCGGGGGTCCGCCCGGTGCGGCGTACGTCGACGACGGCCTTGCCCCGGTCGAGGACCTGTCGCATGGTCGCCTCCAGCGCGGTGGCGTTGACCCCGGGTACCACCTCGGTGAGGCGTTTGCCGAGGTGCTCGGCGGCGGGGACGCCGTTCATCCGGGCGAGGGCGTCGTTGACCCGGAGGAAGCGCAGGTCGGGGCCCAGGGTGGCGAGGCCGATGGGCGACTGGGTGAAGAGGCTCTGGAGGGCGGCGAGCGAGTCGCGCATGTGGAGGACCTCGGAGGTCTCCACGGCGACGAGCATGGCCCCCGTACGCCCCTGCGGGTCGGCGGCCGGGACGATCCACATCTCCATGGGGACGCGGTGTCCGTCGCGGTGGCGCACGGGCAGGGTGCCGATGACCGTCTCGCCGGCCTGGACGCGCCGGGTCAGCTGCCCGGCGAGCTCGTGGTTGGCCTCGGGGACGAGGACGGTGGTGCCGACGCGGCCGATGATGTCCTCGGGGCGGTGGCCGAGCAGGTCCTGGGCGGCCAGGGACCACTCCACGACCCGTCCGTCGGCGTCCTCCCGCCACAGGGCGATCGGCAGCAGCTCCCGGAGCACGCCTGCGTACCCGACAGCCGCCACCGGCTGGTCCGGCACCTCGCTCGTCGACTGGTACGTGTCCAATGCACCGACCTCACCCCGGGGGGCCTGATTCCTACCGATTCACCCTATCCGAGGCGTGAGCGCGCGGCTCTGCGTCCGAGGACCCTTGTCACGGCCGGCCGCTGTTCGGGTGGCCCGGCGCGGCGCACCGTGAGGGAGGGGCCGGGCGCGGTATCCCCTTGTCATGACCGACGCCACGATCGTCTACGTCCACGGCAACGGGAACAAGGCCCGCAAGGAGCTCCTCAAGTCCCAGTGGGACAGGGCACTGTTCGGCACGGACATGGGGACCGCCTCGCGCATGGCCTACTGGGCCCCGCTGCGGTACGGGGACCCGCTGCCCGACGACGAGCCGGACCCCCTGGCCGGCGGCCCGGTGCCGCTGGAGGAGCTGCCGGACCTGGGGGCGGCGCGGACCCCCGAGGAGTTCATCGAGGTCACGCTCGCCGAGGCGCGCCTCGAATCCGGGCCGCTGCCGGAGGGCCCGGCGGCCGGGGGCCGGTCTGTGGAGGACCGGTCGGCGGAGGACCGGTCGGCGGAGGGCCGGTCGGCGGAGGGCCGGTCGGCGGAGGGCCGGTCGGCGGAGACCGGCGAGGAGCGGCTGGCCGGGTGGCTGGCGAAGATGACGTACTCCGCGGAGACCCTCGGCCGCTCCCCGGACGCCATCTCCGGCCCGGCCTCCGCGGACCTGCGCGAGGCGCTGCCGCTCCCGGGCTTCCTGCGCACCCCGGTCTTCGAGCTGCTGGTGGGGCTCACCTTCAAGGACGTCCACGCGTACTTCTTCGGCGGAGTGGGCGAGGCGATGCGGGACGTCGTGCGCGGCGAGCTGGCGGAGGTGGGCGCGGGGCCGCTCGTCGTGGTCGGGCACAGCCTCGGCTCGGTCATCGCGTACGAGGTGCTGCGCGAGGCGCGACGGGACGTCAGCCTGTTCGTCACGGTGGGCTCCCCGCTCGGCATCACCGAGATCCAGGACCTGCTGGCCCACCCCACGGCGGTACCGGCGGGCGTGGCGGCCTGGTCCAACGCCTCGGACCTGCGGGACCTGGTGGCGCTCGACCACTCGCTGCGGCCCGAGTACGGACCGCCCTCCCTCGTCACCGACCATCTGGTCAGGAACGACAGCGGCAACCACCACGGCATCCGCCAGTACCTGGCCTGCGAGCCCGTCCGCAGCCAGGTGACGGCGCTGTTCGGCCGCCTTGCGACCGGCGGGGGCCGGTGAAACCATGACAGGTATCAGGCAGTCCGTCTTCCCGCTCCGCTGTGGCGGCCGCGGCTGTGCAGGTGCGGTATGTCGCTCACCGATACCGAATGGGACCTCGTCACCGAATGGGCGCGGGACTACCTGTTCGTCGAAGGTGAACCGCGCCCCCGGCTCATCCAGTTCGGTTTCTCCCGGGAGTTCGTGGGCGAGATCCGGTTCGGCG
This genomic window from Streptomyces sp. NBC_01351 contains:
- a CDS encoding SpoIIE family protein phosphatase; this encodes MTGRFGRQPTGWGSRPFARLSRWSHSVAGQVFALQAVIVLLLITAASVALVVQARYASERGARDRSLAAAEAFAHAPGLPTALKSADPTAELQPLADAARVASGVDFIAVMTTDGIRYTDSRPELIGQRAVGDLARAASGKSFTEIFRGEPSDAVRAVVPVRDASGAVVGLVGTGIDVENVSDVVEDQLPLLLGAAACALLLGTGGAALVSRRLRRQTRGLGAAEMTRMNEHHEAVLHAVREGVLIIGADHRLALANDEARRLLDLAPDAEGRHVGDLGLDPHTVELLASGRVATDEVHRAGDLLLAVNVRPTKPFAGEPSGTVMTLRDSTELAALSGRAEVARSRLQLLYDAGVRIGTTLDVVRTAEELSEVAVPRFADFVTVELLEPVLRGDEPALATGLYTEMRRAAITGVRADSPLQPVGDIIRFVVPTAPMAAALDAGHAVLAADLHAAMGWRADDTAGTRVALDYGLHSLISVPLQARGVVLGMANFWRAADTPEAFDEEDLSFAEELAARAAVSIDNARRFTREHATAVTLQRSLLPRVLPDQSAVDVAFRYLPAKAGVGGDWFDVIPLPGARVALVVGDVVGHGVHAAATMGRLRTAVHNFSTLDLPPDELLGHLDELINRIDQIDNGGGADRSGDGDGNGEGIGEPAGVTGATCLYAVYDPVSGRCVMASAGHPGPALVGPDGQVEFPELPTGLPLGVGGMPFETTELRLPEGSRLVLFTDGLVEDRDRDFDTGLRLLGETLSRPGRSPDQACSDVLAAMLFPVPSDDIALLIADARRLEADRIAEWEVPGEASAVSRVRNAGAAQLAAWGLEDLSFTTELILSELITNAIRYGSAPVRVRLLRDRSLICEVSDGSSTSPHLRYAATTDEGGRGLFLVAQYADRWGTRYTDRGKVIWAELPLTGGKEPLPAAPLDLDALEDLAW
- a CDS encoding SpoIIE family protein phosphatase; protein product: MDTYQSTSEVPDQPVAAVGYAGVLRELLPIALWREDADGRVVEWSLAAQDLLGHRPEDIIGRVGTTVLVPEANHELAGQLTRRVQAGETVIGTLPVRHRDGHRVPMEMWIVPAADPQGRTGAMLVAVETSEVLHMRDSLAALQSLFTQSPIGLATLGPDLRFLRVNDALARMNGVPAAEHLGKRLTEVVPGVNATALEATMRQVLDRGKAVVDVRRTGRTPADPDHDRTWSCSYAPLLDGSGRRLGLIASLIDITEGQRAQAAADRARHRFALLAEAGTRIGTTLDLHQTAQEIAEVLAPQLADSADVQLLEAVLDPDDTAAAGSARGVLRRLAAVFPDPDAPTAKLAAGQTFQLPVGSVYEQVISDGRPMDLYVSDIPALITDPRADALRDYLATLGAARMVPLVARGKVLGAVAVTRLRARGPFEEEDCVLIDELVARAALNIDNARMFTAQRRAALTLQRSLTNSALPEVAGLELTGRYLPASDHDVGGDWFDAIQLPGGRTGLVIGDVMGHGIHAAAVMGQLRTAVRTLARHDVPPDLLLRSLDAVVADLGEDEMATCVYAVHDPATGSCVIARAGHPPPAVVAADGTITFLDGPPGTPLGTGTGSGPGCGSGDGQDFRTEEVRLPPGSLLVLYTDGLIEARDRDLDEGMRQLARALRGSDRPLEELCDGILASLLPVAPQDDVAVLLARTRPV